Proteins encoded together in one Chitinophaga sp. LS1 window:
- a CDS encoding elongation factor G, whose protein sequence is MKTYDEKHIRNIVLLGAAKSGKTTLCETMLFEAGIIPRRGRVEEGNTVSDYHDIEHDRGSSVYATCMHTEWRDYKINIIDTPGLEDFIGEVIASIRICDTALLLLNAQHGVEVGTELIWDYVDKYRKPTIVAVNQLDAELANFSRTVESAKRVLGNAVTVMQYPVNQGPGFNSVIDLLKMTMYKFPEKGGKPEKLPIPESEKEQAEKLHNELVEKAAENDDTLMEQYFEKGNLDEDELRQGLKIGMLKHDVFPLFCLSALNDMGSGRLMGFIDNVAPSAVDMPPEKGEKGETIACDPAGPPVLFVFKTLLEPHIGKLSFFKVLSGEVKAGAELYNEKGNTAERLNQLFIADGKNRNNVEVLRTGDIGCTLKLKNTLTNHTLGEKGSVQVEAIHFPTPNVRVAIEPVNKGDDEKLSEVLAEIHMEDPTLEIEYNRELKQVILHGQGELHLALTKWRLEHIYKMPIDFIPAKIPYRETIRQGAQSTYRHKKQSGGSGQFAEVYIKIEPYYDGMPPYKEHPVRDTETVDLNWGGKLVFNNCIVGGAIDTRFLPSIMKGIMEKMNEGPLTGSYVRDIRVSVYDGKMHPVDSNDISFKIAGMMAFKDAFHQAAPLLLEPVYDVETTAPDDMAGDVMGELQSRRSLITGMDSENGYQIIKARTPQAELDKLFAALRNVTQGKARVKAVFAEYAAVPGELQKKLMEEYRSVELVGG, encoded by the coding sequence ATGAAGACCTATGATGAGAAACACATCAGGAACATTGTCCTATTAGGAGCAGCGAAAAGCGGTAAGACCACACTTTGCGAAACCATGTTATTCGAGGCCGGCATCATTCCCCGACGAGGCAGGGTCGAAGAGGGGAACACGGTCTCCGATTACCATGATATAGAGCATGACAGGGGTAGCTCGGTTTACGCCACCTGTATGCACACAGAGTGGCGTGATTACAAGATCAATATTATTGATACCCCGGGACTTGAAGACTTTATCGGGGAAGTAATTGCATCCATCCGCATCTGTGACACCGCACTCCTCCTGCTGAATGCACAGCACGGCGTAGAAGTGGGTACCGAACTGATTTGGGACTATGTGGATAAGTACCGCAAACCGACTATCGTGGCTGTGAATCAGCTCGATGCAGAACTGGCAAATTTTTCCCGCACTGTTGAATCCGCAAAACGGGTATTGGGAAACGCCGTTACGGTCATGCAATACCCTGTGAACCAGGGACCTGGTTTTAACAGCGTGATCGACCTGTTGAAAATGACGATGTACAAATTCCCGGAAAAAGGTGGTAAGCCAGAAAAACTACCCATTCCTGAGAGTGAAAAGGAGCAGGCGGAAAAGCTACACAATGAACTCGTAGAAAAAGCCGCCGAAAATGACGATACCCTCATGGAACAGTATTTTGAAAAAGGAAATCTCGATGAAGATGAATTGCGGCAGGGATTGAAAATAGGGATGTTGAAACACGATGTGTTTCCATTGTTTTGTTTATCTGCTTTGAATGATATGGGGAGTGGAAGGCTGATGGGATTTATTGATAATGTAGCCCCATCAGCGGTGGATATGCCTCCTGAAAAAGGCGAAAAAGGTGAAACGATAGCCTGTGATCCGGCAGGCCCTCCGGTGTTGTTTGTATTTAAGACTTTGCTGGAACCGCATATTGGAAAGCTATCGTTCTTTAAAGTGTTGTCGGGGGAAGTGAAGGCGGGAGCTGAGTTGTACAATGAGAAGGGGAATACGGCAGAGCGGTTGAATCAGTTATTTATCGCTGACGGTAAGAACCGCAATAATGTGGAGGTACTGCGTACAGGAGATATCGGCTGTACTTTGAAACTGAAAAATACTTTGACGAATCATACATTGGGAGAGAAAGGTAGTGTGCAGGTGGAAGCGATTCATTTTCCTACACCAAATGTGCGGGTAGCGATCGAACCTGTGAATAAAGGAGATGATGAAAAACTGAGCGAAGTGCTGGCAGAAATTCATATGGAAGACCCTACTTTGGAAATTGAATATAACCGTGAATTGAAACAGGTGATTTTGCATGGGCAAGGTGAATTACATTTAGCATTGACCAAATGGCGGCTGGAGCATATTTATAAAATGCCGATCGATTTTATTCCTGCGAAAATACCTTACAGGGAAACGATCAGGCAGGGTGCACAGTCTACATACAGGCATAAAAAACAATCAGGTGGTTCGGGGCAGTTTGCAGAGGTGTATATAAAAATAGAACCTTACTATGATGGTATGCCTCCGTATAAGGAACATCCGGTACGTGATACGGAAACGGTAGATTTAAACTGGGGTGGTAAGCTGGTATTCAATAATTGTATTGTAGGTGGCGCCATTGATACACGGTTTTTACCTTCTATTATGAAAGGGATTATGGAGAAGATGAATGAAGGTCCTTTGACAGGATCTTATGTGCGGGACATCAGAGTGAGTGTATATGATGGTAAAATGCATCCTGTGGATAGTAATGATATTTCATTTAAGATAGCGGGGATGATGGCGTTTAAAGATGCTTTTCACCAGGCGGCACCGTTATTATTAGAACCTGTGTATGATGTGGAGACGACTGCGCCGGATGATATGGCGGGCGATGTGATGGGAGAGTTGCAGAGCAGGCGAAGTTTGATTACAGGGATGGATTCTGAAAATGGATATCAGATTATTAAAGCGCGCACGCCGCAGGCGGAATTGGATAAGTTGTTTGCAGCATTGCGAAATGTGACGCAGGGGAAAGCGAGGGTGAAAGCGGTGTTTGCAGAGTATGCAGCTGTGCCGGGGGAATTACAGAAGAAGCTGATGGAGGAGTATAGGAGTGTAGAATTAGTAGGGGGATAA
- a CDS encoding ABC transporter ATP-binding protein: protein MKLFLHYLKRYKWLIGLALLLATINQVFSLLDPYIFGKLIDRFANHPNTTAKGIPRGQGDYISGVILLLLASMGVAMVSRIAKAFQDYFTNVIIQKFGASVYTDGLKHSLRLPYQQFEDQRSGETLAVLQKVRTDSEKFITAFVNVLFVALVGVIFVMVYAYTVNKSLVFVYTGGCLLLSWLMNVLSRKIKTIQKTIVKETTMLAGATTESLRNIELVKSLGLTNQEIRRLNSTTIRILMLELKKVRSIRSISFVQGTFVNFLRQVILFLLMYLIYGGSVTVGQLFTLQLYSFFIFGPLQELGNIILAYREAQVSLLNFQRILETPVEETPSNPVRISNIESLTFENVGFQHLTASTKALEQISFTVKTGETVAFVGPSGSGKTTLVKLLVGLYNPAEGNLYYNGIKSSGIDIEELRAQIGFVTQDTQLFSGTIRENLLFVNPRATDDDMLRVLKQASCDTLLARGDNGLDTMIGEGGMKVSGGEKQRLSIARALLRHPRLLVFDEATSALDSITEEAISNTVRAITATREHITVMIAHRLSTIMHADKIFVLEKGRIIETGNHIDLLAEKGLYYAMWRQQIGER, encoded by the coding sequence ATGAAATTGTTTTTACATTATCTGAAAAGATATAAATGGTTAATCGGATTGGCTTTATTATTAGCGACCATTAACCAGGTATTTTCCCTGCTTGATCCATATATTTTTGGAAAGCTGATTGATCGATTCGCGAATCACCCAAACACGACTGCTAAAGGAATACCACGCGGGCAGGGTGATTATATCAGCGGTGTTATTCTGCTACTGCTTGCTTCTATGGGTGTCGCTATGGTCTCGCGTATTGCCAAGGCCTTCCAGGATTACTTCACAAACGTGATTATCCAGAAGTTTGGCGCCAGTGTTTACACCGACGGACTGAAGCATTCCCTCCGCCTGCCATACCAGCAATTTGAAGACCAGCGTAGTGGCGAAACACTCGCTGTATTACAGAAAGTACGCACGGATAGCGAGAAGTTCATCACTGCCTTTGTGAATGTACTCTTCGTTGCCCTGGTAGGTGTCATTTTCGTGATGGTGTATGCTTACACGGTAAACAAAAGCCTGGTATTTGTATACACCGGCGGTTGTTTGCTCCTGTCCTGGCTCATGAACGTACTCAGCCGCAAGATCAAGACTATTCAGAAAACGATCGTCAAGGAAACGACCATGCTTGCAGGCGCGACCACAGAGTCCCTGCGTAACATCGAATTGGTAAAAAGCCTTGGCCTCACTAACCAGGAAATCCGTCGTCTCAATTCAACGACCATACGTATCCTCATGCTGGAACTGAAAAAGGTGCGTAGCATCAGAAGTATCAGTTTTGTACAGGGTACGTTTGTAAACTTCCTGCGCCAGGTGATCCTCTTCCTGCTCATGTACCTGATTTACGGAGGTTCCGTAACGGTAGGCCAGTTGTTCACCTTACAGCTGTATTCCTTCTTCATTTTCGGCCCTTTGCAGGAATTAGGCAATATCATCCTCGCTTACCGCGAGGCACAGGTATCTCTCCTGAACTTCCAGCGCATCCTGGAGACTCCTGTAGAAGAAACGCCCTCCAACCCTGTCAGGATCAGCAATATTGAGTCCCTCACATTTGAAAATGTAGGATTCCAGCACCTGACAGCGAGTACCAAAGCCCTCGAACAGATCAGTTTCACGGTGAAAACCGGTGAAACAGTGGCATTCGTCGGCCCTTCCGGCTCTGGCAAGACCACGCTGGTGAAATTACTTGTCGGTTTGTACAATCCTGCTGAAGGAAATCTGTACTACAACGGCATTAAAAGTTCCGGGATTGATATAGAAGAATTACGCGCACAGATCGGTTTCGTGACACAGGATACCCAGTTATTCTCAGGTACCATCCGCGAAAACCTCTTATTCGTAAATCCCCGCGCCACAGACGATGATATGCTGCGCGTGCTGAAACAGGCAAGTTGCGACACCCTGCTCGCCCGTGGTGATAATGGGCTGGATACCATGATTGGTGAAGGTGGTATGAAGGTATCAGGCGGTGAGAAACAACGTCTCTCTATTGCCCGTGCACTCCTCCGCCATCCGCGTTTGCTGGTATTTGATGAGGCGACTTCTGCGCTGGATTCTATTACTGAAGAAGCAATCTCTAATACGGTAAGAGCAATCACCGCTACCCGTGAGCATATTACTGTGATGATTGCACATAGGTTGTCCACGATTATGCATGCGGACAAGATTTTTGTGCTGGAAAAGGGGAGGATTATTGAGACGGGGAATCATATTGATCTGTTGGCTGAGAAAGGGCTGTATTATGCCATGTGGAGGCAACAGATCGGGGAAAGATAG
- a CDS encoding DUF983 domain-containing protein has translation MSHQRPNYFLSMLSMKCPHCRRGDMFKDKNPYHLSFKKIFNMNERCPVCGQVYELETGFWFGTGYVSYALGVAFSVFTLICYWVLVGISWKDDSVFWWLGVNGVLLVLLQPWMMRISRVIYLYFFVYYDEDTAEL, from the coding sequence ATGAGCCATCAAAGACCAAACTACTTTCTGAGTATGTTATCCATGAAGTGCCCTCATTGCAGGAGAGGGGATATGTTTAAGGATAAGAATCCGTATCATTTGAGTTTTAAGAAGATCTTCAACATGAATGAACGTTGTCCGGTATGTGGGCAGGTGTATGAGTTGGAGACGGGGTTCTGGTTTGGGACCGGGTATGTGAGTTATGCTTTGGGGGTAGCGTTTTCGGTGTTTACGCTGATTTGTTACTGGGTGTTGGTTGGGATTTCCTGGAAGGATGACAGTGTGTTTTGGTGGCTGGGGGTGAATGGGGTATTGCTGGTGTTGTTGCAGCCGTGGATGATGCGGATAAGCAGGGTGATTTATTTGTATTTCTTTGTGTATTATGATGAGGATACGGCGGAGTTGTGA
- a CDS encoding TonB-dependent receptor — protein sequence MHYLRVVILSILTGLSLYSPAFADDDAGNSLSGSVTDKSNNTPLPGVTVYLPDLHVGASTDAQGHYEIKNLPKGKFLVEVHFIGYATLTQTVQVNGATNINFGLSTKVIEENEVVVTGVSQATSLKQNPTPVNIIRKDYLESNISTNIIDAVAKLPGVSQLTTGPAISKPFIRGLGYNRVVVIGDGIRQEGQQWGDEHGIEIDDYNVSKIEVLKGPASLVYGSDALAGVVNIVPPTPEPAGHVKGNIAANYLSNNGMIAYHADLAGTTQNGFSWSVYGTQKFAHDYKNKYDGYVYNSKFHNTNYGGSIGFNKNWGSSVLRFTSFNQELGLVEGDRNELGQFIKPINDNGVAGEGVATDKDFKSYTIGLPRQQINHQKLVWDNDFYMHNGGRLNVILGYQWNRRQEFGDVLNPNEPELYLKLNTFNYGVKYSFADMNGWQTAIGVNGMQQHNNILSGSEFLVPGYNLFDAGIYAVTSKTWDKLTFSGGLRFDNRHISVQGLMLDEDGKPVSSGGEEKFNALSKNFSNISGSAGLSYAASDKVTLKANVARGFRAPNISEIGANGVHEGTIKYEYGNESLKPEVSTQGDIGVEFNSEHVSMTGSLFYNHITNFIYSRKLSSVNGGDSIPTTDNDEGYAAFKYQQSTANLYGGEVMIDIHPHPIDWLHFENTFSYVKAVIANGSDSTKYLPNIPAARWLSELKGKFKHVGGIFQNAYAGIQMDWTFDQNNVYYAYQTETATPGYTLWNAGIGADVVNKNKKVLFSLHLAANNLTDVAYQNHLSRLKYAAENEVTGRTGVFNMGRNYSVRVAIPLNFK from the coding sequence ATGCACTACCTGCGTGTTGTTATATTAAGTATACTGACAGGACTTTCTCTTTATTCTCCTGCCTTTGCCGATGATGATGCCGGCAACTCACTGAGTGGATCGGTTACAGACAAATCGAATAATACCCCATTACCGGGAGTGACCGTTTATTTGCCAGACCTGCATGTAGGGGCTTCTACAGATGCGCAGGGTCATTACGAGATCAAAAATTTACCAAAAGGAAAATTCCTGGTAGAGGTACATTTCATTGGTTATGCGACCCTCACGCAAACCGTTCAGGTGAATGGCGCTACCAACATCAACTTTGGTCTGAGTACTAAAGTGATTGAAGAAAATGAAGTAGTGGTTACAGGTGTGAGTCAGGCGACATCGCTAAAGCAAAACCCGACTCCGGTGAACATTATCAGAAAAGATTATCTGGAATCAAATATATCTACCAATATCATTGATGCAGTGGCCAAGCTACCAGGGGTAAGTCAGCTGACGACGGGTCCGGCTATATCCAAGCCGTTCATCCGTGGTCTGGGTTACAACCGTGTAGTGGTAATAGGCGATGGTATCAGACAGGAAGGTCAGCAATGGGGTGATGAGCATGGTATAGAAATCGACGATTATAATGTAAGTAAAATAGAAGTGCTGAAAGGCCCTGCATCACTGGTATATGGTTCCGATGCGCTGGCAGGGGTGGTCAATATCGTACCACCAACTCCTGAGCCGGCAGGTCATGTGAAAGGCAACATAGCCGCCAATTATCTGTCTAACAATGGGATGATTGCCTATCACGCAGATCTGGCAGGCACAACTCAAAATGGTTTTAGCTGGAGTGTGTATGGTACGCAGAAGTTTGCACACGATTATAAGAATAAGTACGATGGATATGTGTATAACTCTAAGTTCCATAACACGAACTACGGTGGTAGCATTGGTTTCAATAAAAACTGGGGATCTTCTGTACTGCGCTTTACTTCCTTTAACCAGGAGTTAGGTTTGGTAGAAGGTGATCGTAATGAACTAGGTCAGTTCATCAAGCCTATCAATGATAATGGCGTGGCAGGAGAAGGAGTCGCTACCGATAAGGATTTCAAATCATATACAATCGGTTTGCCACGTCAGCAGATCAACCATCAGAAATTGGTATGGGATAACGATTTCTATATGCACAATGGTGGCAGATTGAATGTGATACTGGGTTATCAGTGGAACAGACGTCAGGAGTTTGGAGATGTATTAAATCCGAATGAACCTGAGTTGTACCTGAAGTTGAATACGTTCAACTATGGTGTGAAATATTCATTTGCTGATATGAATGGATGGCAGACTGCTATAGGTGTGAACGGTATGCAGCAGCATAATAATATTCTTTCAGGAAGTGAGTTCCTGGTGCCAGGTTACAACCTGTTTGACGCGGGTATCTATGCGGTGACAAGTAAGACGTGGGATAAGCTGACATTCAGCGGTGGTCTGCGTTTTGACAACAGACATATCAGTGTGCAGGGTTTGATGCTGGATGAAGATGGTAAACCGGTAAGCAGTGGTGGTGAAGAGAAGTTCAATGCACTGAGCAAGAATTTTTCCAACATTTCTGGTAGTGCGGGTCTGAGTTATGCAGCGAGTGATAAGGTAACGCTGAAAGCGAATGTAGCAAGGGGTTTCAGGGCGCCTAATATTTCAGAGATTGGCGCGAATGGTGTGCATGAAGGCACGATCAAGTATGAATATGGGAATGAGTCGCTGAAGCCAGAGGTGAGCACACAGGGTGATATTGGCGTGGAGTTTAATTCAGAGCACGTGTCAATGACGGGTAGCTTGTTTTATAATCACATTACCAACTTTATTTATAGCCGTAAGCTGAGCAGTGTGAATGGTGGGGATTCAATTCCTACGACTGATAATGATGAGGGGTATGCGGCATTCAAGTATCAGCAGTCAACAGCTAATTTGTATGGAGGAGAGGTGATGATTGATATACATCCGCATCCGATAGACTGGTTGCACTTTGAGAATACTTTCTCCTATGTGAAGGCGGTAATAGCGAATGGTTCAGATTCTACAAAGTATCTGCCTAATATTCCGGCGGCAAGATGGTTGTCAGAGTTGAAAGGAAAGTTCAAACATGTAGGTGGTATATTCCAGAATGCGTATGCGGGTATACAGATGGATTGGACGTTTGACCAGAACAATGTGTACTATGCTTATCAGACGGAGACAGCAACACCGGGATATACATTGTGGAATGCGGGGATTGGTGCAGATGTGGTGAATAAGAATAAGAAGGTATTGTTCTCATTGCATTTGGCAGCAAATAATCTGACGGATGTAGCTTATCAGAATCATTTGAGCAGATTGAAATATGCGGCGGAGAATGAGGTGACAGGAAGAACAGGTGTGTTTAATATGGGGAGGAATTATAGTGTGAGAGTGGCGATACCGTTGAATTTTAAATAG
- a CDS encoding DUF1501 domain-containing protein: MKRRDFLKYTAPAAILPTFINGFAVKAFGSSSLLSALESASADNDHVLVMIQLVGGNDGLNMVVPIDLYDKYQAIRPNIAIPQGKLLPLVNNVKTGLHPAMTGVQQLYEEGKVCIIQSVGYPSPNYSHFRATDIWVSGSDANEIVETGWGGRYLDTQYPGYPDGYPNDDNPDPLAIQIGSIVSPAFQGANTNTGIAISSATDFYNLLDDVTDPVPDTHAGVELAYIRLIAKQTNKFSDAIKKAAQNVTSQSAYPDTQLGRQLKIVARLVAGGLKTRMYMVSMGFFDTHASQTQGGDNTTGYHAELLQELSEGIKAFMDDLTKLKASRRVVGMTFSEFGRRIKSNSSMGTDHGAAAPMIVFGDYVQQGILGTSPDIPDSGSVADNTPMQYDFRSVYASLLEQWFCVDNTTLQSILFKDYQRLPIVSGIACGTITGIDDVNNGSKGLITNYPNPFVDTTTLKYKTRGGHTMIQIFDTMGRLVAVPVNNVLAGGEYTTVFDSKKLAAGIFYARLQNGVYQEVRSMLKVKV, encoded by the coding sequence ATGAAACGTAGAGATTTTCTTAAATATACCGCGCCAGCCGCTATTCTGCCAACCTTCATCAACGGGTTTGCTGTAAAGGCTTTTGGCTCTTCCTCATTATTGTCGGCACTTGAAAGTGCTTCGGCGGACAACGATCACGTTCTGGTTATGATCCAGCTGGTCGGTGGGAACGATGGCCTGAACATGGTCGTGCCTATCGATCTCTATGATAAATACCAGGCTATTCGTCCAAATATCGCCATCCCCCAGGGTAAGCTGTTACCACTGGTGAATAATGTAAAAACAGGGCTACATCCTGCTATGACCGGGGTGCAGCAGTTATATGAAGAAGGGAAGGTCTGCATCATCCAGAGCGTAGGCTATCCTTCACCAAACTACTCTCACTTCCGCGCTACCGATATCTGGGTATCTGGTTCTGATGCGAATGAGATTGTCGAAACCGGATGGGGAGGTCGTTATCTTGATACACAATACCCGGGTTATCCTGATGGTTACCCGAATGATGATAATCCTGATCCGCTGGCGATCCAGATTGGTTCTATCGTATCTCCTGCTTTCCAGGGGGCGAATACCAATACGGGGATTGCGATTTCCAGTGCGACGGACTTTTATAACCTGTTAGATGACGTAACGGACCCGGTTCCGGATACGCATGCAGGGGTAGAACTGGCTTATATACGCCTGATCGCCAAGCAGACAAATAAGTTCTCTGATGCTATCAAGAAAGCGGCGCAGAATGTCACTTCTCAAAGTGCATATCCTGATACGCAACTGGGCAGACAGCTGAAGATCGTGGCCAGACTGGTGGCAGGTGGTCTGAAGACCAGAATGTACATGGTGAGCATGGGCTTTTTTGATACCCACGCCAGCCAGACACAGGGGGGAGATAACACCACCGGTTATCACGCAGAACTATTGCAGGAACTGTCAGAAGGAATCAAGGCATTTATGGATGACCTGACCAAACTGAAAGCGTCCCGCAGAGTGGTGGGTATGACCTTCTCTGAATTTGGCCGTCGTATCAAATCAAACAGCAGTATGGGTACGGATCACGGTGCTGCTGCGCCGATGATTGTATTTGGTGATTATGTACAGCAGGGGATCCTGGGGACTTCGCCGGATATTCCGGATAGCGGGTCGGTGGCGGATAATACCCCGATGCAGTATGATTTCCGGTCAGTATATGCGAGTCTGCTGGAACAATGGTTCTGTGTAGATAATACGACGTTGCAGTCTATTTTGTTCAAGGATTACCAGCGCTTGCCAATTGTAAGCGGTATAGCCTGTGGTACTATTACAGGTATCGACGATGTGAATAACGGTAGTAAGGGGTTGATAACCAACTATCCTAACCCGTTTGTAGATACAACAACCCTGAAGTACAAAACACGTGGCGGGCATACTATGATCCAGATCTTTGATACCATGGGTCGTTTGGTGGCGGTGCCAGTGAATAATGTGTTGGCAGGAGGGGAGTATACAACGGTGTTTGACAGCAAAAAGCTGGCAGCTGGTATCTTCTATGCCCGTTTGCAGAATGGGGTGTACCAGGAAGTGAGATCTATGCTGAAAGTGAAGGTGTAG
- a CDS encoding DUF1800 domain-containing protein, whose product MDRRQFLSLSAKRQPAVKATTTGSRTDSGISAYTGTFDTAQAVHLLKRTMFGATPEDIAWVKSLGMDQAVEALLTTVTAVTTQPVNIYGEDEHGILPGETWVYSPPPSSDDEDGKRWNSYKAWWLGVMINQGRSIQEKMTLFWHNHFVTEMDMTHDSRYIYKYNTTLRANAVGNFKTLTKAITLDPAMLRYLNGYLNSKAGADENYARELHELFTVGKGPDSHYTEEDVRATARVLTGFRINANTITTYFESTEHDIENKEFSDFYSNKKITGKTGQDGATELDDLLTIIFAQPECAKFIVRKLYRWFVYYLIDDAVETNVITPLADIFRNNNYDLLPVLRALFKSEHFFDPLNMSALIKSPIDHNVGMVREFGVTFPTAYMDAYDSWDRLRSHAASMLQDIGEPPQVAGWQPYYQEPQYHEMWINTDTLPKRNQITDAMISEGGYAGVAIDVMAFAQRLSNPSDPKQLISDSLDILYRIGVSDTTKAWFKNTILLSGQNPDSDYYWTDAWNAWVAYPTDTALRTVVESRLRTLYKYLMNLSEYQLS is encoded by the coding sequence ATGGATCGCAGACAATTCCTTTCGCTATCAGCAAAACGACAGCCAGCAGTGAAAGCGACTACCACCGGTTCGCGTACGGATTCAGGTATTTCCGCATACACCGGCACTTTCGATACCGCCCAGGCAGTGCACCTGCTCAAACGTACCATGTTTGGCGCCACTCCTGAAGATATTGCATGGGTGAAAAGTCTCGGCATGGACCAGGCCGTGGAAGCCCTGCTCACCACCGTCACCGCCGTTACTACTCAACCTGTCAACATCTATGGCGAGGATGAACATGGCATACTTCCCGGCGAAACCTGGGTGTACTCACCCCCACCTTCCTCCGATGATGAAGATGGCAAACGCTGGAACTCCTACAAAGCCTGGTGGCTTGGTGTCATGATCAATCAAGGCCGTAGCATACAGGAGAAAATGACGCTCTTCTGGCATAACCACTTCGTGACTGAAATGGATATGACCCACGACTCCCGCTACATCTACAAGTACAACACCACCCTGCGTGCAAACGCTGTGGGCAATTTCAAAACACTCACGAAAGCAATCACCCTCGACCCTGCCATGCTGAGATATCTGAACGGATACCTCAACTCCAAAGCGGGCGCGGATGAAAACTATGCACGTGAACTCCATGAATTGTTCACCGTTGGTAAAGGCCCCGATAGCCACTACACCGAAGAAGACGTGCGTGCTACCGCCCGCGTGCTTACTGGTTTCCGCATCAATGCCAATACCATCACTACGTACTTTGAGAGTACCGAGCACGATATCGAAAACAAAGAATTCTCCGACTTTTACAGCAATAAAAAGATCACCGGCAAAACCGGTCAGGATGGCGCGACTGAACTCGATGACCTGCTGACCATCATCTTTGCCCAGCCGGAATGCGCGAAATTTATCGTTCGCAAATTATACCGCTGGTTTGTATACTACCTCATCGACGATGCGGTAGAGACAAATGTGATCACCCCACTGGCAGACATTTTCAGAAATAATAACTACGATCTGCTGCCAGTACTCAGGGCCCTCTTCAAGAGTGAGCACTTCTTCGATCCGCTGAATATGTCAGCACTCATCAAAAGTCCGATCGATCACAACGTAGGTATGGTGCGCGAATTCGGCGTTACCTTCCCTACTGCCTATATGGATGCCTACGACTCCTGGGACAGGCTACGCTCTCACGCAGCCAGCATGCTGCAGGACATTGGCGAACCACCACAGGTAGCCGGTTGGCAGCCTTACTACCAGGAACCTCAATACCATGAGATGTGGATCAACACCGATACCCTGCCTAAGCGTAACCAGATCACCGATGCCATGATTAGCGAAGGTGGTTATGCAGGTGTGGCGATCGATGTGATGGCCTTTGCACAAAGACTCTCCAATCCTTCCGATCCAAAACAACTGATCTCTGACTCTCTGGATATTTTGTACCGTATAGGTGTATCTGACACCACCAAGGCATGGTTTAAAAACACCATCCTGCTCAGTGGCCAGAACCCTGACAGCGACTACTACTGGACAGATGCCTGGAATGCCTGGGTAGCCTATCCTACCGATACCGCATTGCGCACAGTCGTTGAAAGCCGCCTGCGTACGCTGTACAAATACCTGATGAACCTATCCGAATATCAACTATCCTGA